One segment of Channa argus isolate prfri chromosome 17, Channa argus male v1.0, whole genome shotgun sequence DNA contains the following:
- the abracl gene encoding costars family protein ABRACL, with amino-acid sequence MNVSHEISLLVEEIQRLGSKNADGQTSVKFGVLFNDDRCANIFEALVGTLKAAKKKKVISFQGELLLQGVHDNVDIILLQD; translated from the exons ATGAATGTCTCTCACGAAATAAGCTTGCTGGTGGAGGAGATTCAGCGGCTCGGCAGTAAAA ATGCTGATGGCCAAACCAGTGTGAAGTTTGGCGTGTTGTTTAACGACGACCGTTGTGCCAATATCTTCGAGGCGTTGGTGGGCACCCTAAAGGCTgccaagaagaagaaggtgaTCAGCTTCCAGGGCGAGTTGCTCCTGCAGGGCGTCCACGACAACGTTGACATCATCCTGCTCCAAGACTGA